The DNA sequence TTGTTACTTTATTATATCCATGAAATTGTTCCCAAGTATTTTCTGGTTTTCATATTCTTACGGAATATAACACGTATAACGAGACTTCCGTTTGCATCCCTCCTTTTCGTATCAAAGGGGTAGATAGATGCAATGCAACCAGTGAATCATAGGAGAATCGTCGGCACTCGGCACCTTCATTATTTAGGCATCAATGTTAGTAGTAAACAGCAAAAAGCAGAGTGTCttttctctctttattttttccttcacaattttttaaatttcttttttgtgGTTCAGAAAAGGTGGATCAGAGTTACGAAAATGCTAAGTGGAATTCTTTGAACCTGACTACTTTACAGATGGGTGTGACCCCTACTCTCTTGGAGGCTGCACTAAATTAAATTGAAGTGTTATAAGAGTTTGTTTTATTTTAGGGCAAAACACTAAAATAAGCCAATGGGAAGAAATTTTTACGTAAATCCGCCAAACCAAAATTTAGTTCATGAATCAACCAATGCATGTTTCTATGTAGTTCGAATCAATTAGATTCGAACTCAATCTACacataattcgaatcatattgcttcgaattatacacaaaactcacacacacactaattcgaatcaacttgattcgaattacacacatacaataattcgaatcaagttgattcgaattacaccctgatttattaaaaaaattaataatttattaaaaaataataatttaaaattaaaaaaatatatattttatttcatgtattaaaaaaaatctaacaaaatatttaattacgagactttttttaaatattaatgagctatcaattcaaattccatacaatactcttttgtccatttttaatagctcatgaatattttttaataaattttttaaattatatggtgaGATATTACATGATTCGAATTACGCATGGGAAGTTCAATCACTCTATTCGAATTATACGGTGAGTAATTCGAATTCTATACAATACTCTTCTGCCCATTCTtgatagctcatgaatattttttaataaatttattttaattatataaaccacaaaaaaataatgcaaaataatttaaaaaatgacttaaaaaatattaggaatactataaaaatttgtaatgttctaatgatttaggtaaatacatgcatgtacacaaattttaaataaaatactctagatagtcaataataatttaaaaattaaagaaaatattttattccatccaaaataattaaaaaatatattttattctatacaaaataatttaaaaaaatgacttaAAAATGTTACgagtactataaaagtttgtaatattctagtgatttaggtaaatacatgataaaaatatattttctttaatttctaaattattaatgtcctaagtcattgcaaatttttatagtactcctaacatcttttaagccatttttaaattattttgcatagaataaaatattttttgtggtataattaaaataaatttattaaaaagtattCATGAGCTATCAAAAATGGACAGAAGAGTATTGTatagaattcgaattgctcaccatataattcgaatcagagTGATTGAACTTTCCATGCGTAATTCGAATCATGTAATATCtcaccatataatttaaaaaaatttattaaaaaatattcatgagctattaaaaatggacaaaagagtattgtatggaatttgaattgataactcattaatatttaaaaaaagtctcgtaattaaatattttgttagattttttttaatacatgaaataaaatatatatttttttaattttaaattattattttttaataaattttttaataaattattaatttttttaataaatcagggtgtaattcgaatcaacttgattcgaattattgtatgtgtgtaattcgaatcaagttgattcgaattagtgtgtgtgtgtgagttttgtgtataattcgaagcaatatgattcgaattatgtGTAGATTGAGTTCGAATCTAATTGATTCGAACTACATATAAACATGCATTAGTTGATTCATGAACTAAATTTTGGTTTGGCGGATTTGCGtaaaaatttcttattttagtgttttgccctttattttattctaaacatatatatagatattttgattttttaccatattttttaatgtgttaagtaaaaaaaattttcgctACAAAAATGagttttatattaaaaatttgcaACTGTCCAATAAATTATTCCATACATAAAATGAGATTCGTATTTTCAATATTTAAACTACCTACCAGACCAATGAAAGGCAGTGTATAACTGTATATAATATACCTAGGTATTGCAAATAATGAAATAAGTTAATACTATTTCTAGTATTAGAATCACACCACATCTACTGCACATGTCGACAAGTTGGCGGTCCAATTAGCTTAGTTTTGCCATGTGGCACTTTGCTGACCTTCCAAACTTGCTGACGGTTGGTCCTGGTCCAAGCAACCATGTATGTGATTATGGTTGCTATCATAGGATTTGACTCTTCTAAAATAAGGAATTCTACTATCAAGAGGTTTTCTgggaagaaaatgaaaaataaaataaaaataaaaaattattaaaaataaaatgatatatTCTCTTagacaaattttttattatctacaAAAATGAATCTttatcttttcataatttttcttttttactatAGCATGCATCTAATTAAAGATGGAAAAAGAAAACTCATTTACATTGCAATTTGTACtaaaaatttgtaaattttGTATCTGCATTTTTTAATGGGCCTTTTAATCCATACCATTTAACTAGCTAAATCTGCAATTTGGGAGACTAATTTATTCGTCTACTTTAAGTAcgtatattttttgtttggaCAAAATGTATTTACATACATGAACTAACAACGCATGCATTTAACAAGCATTttctaaataacaaaaattaaattttaaataataatattacgTCAGTTACAAAAtctaaaataaaagagaattgggTGCTCaatttcttaatttcttttgtttagttatAGCTCATAAATgagaaatagtaataataataataataataataataataataataataataataataataataataataataaaagtaagattatgaaaagataaagaaaaacaaCATAGACCTCATTTAGAGTTATTCAAAACACCAATTCAATTGTTAAAAACAACATTACATCTAATTGAAAAACTTAGAACACTAAATAAATgagtctctcatcttataaattccttattctttcttgttttctttgatACGAGACTAATTTCATATACTTCTCATACTTATAAGTTGCAAAATTAACATAGAAAGCAGCTTCAAAATTTCCACagatttcattttattttacttatatgTGCATATCGCTTCCATGATTTTATTTTAGGCATTGTTTTTGTTACAGAGTGGGAACCTTCTATTTTACATATACATAGCCCAAAACAGGGTTCTGCACTCTGATTGCTCCTACCCTTCTCTTCTGTTCCCATGGATTGTTCCTTAGCTTGCCTCATTTTATATGACAGTTCCATCCTCTATTGTTGCCTTCTCCATTATGATGGTGATTCCTGACCTTATGTAGAATCCATCTTCTGATCTATCTGCTTCTTCAACACCCTACATTTTGACATATACATAACACAAATAATTTGAATTCGTAAGACACAATGACAACCAACAAAGCCTTAGTTGGCTACATGGATTAAATGACGCTATTGACTCCTATTATGTATCGTGTCTACAGTGAGACTTTTGTGTATGGTAGGAGATAATAATATGTATGTAAAAAGAAAAGAGGTAGACATGCTCACATCTTTGTTCATGATGATCACATCTTTTCCGATCCTTGCATTCTTGTCAATTATGCAGTTCCTTCAACAACAAGTCACAACAATTTCAACAACATTAGTTTCATTAATCTCtagataaaagaaaatagagacaGTGTTAACATTCTTAAACCAAAATAAGGTTACCTAATCTTGGTGTTCTTTCCAATCCCAATGGGAACCTTCCCTTCGGCCAAAAGCGCGGCGATTTCAGATTCCGTTTGGTAATAGTCTGCTCCCATCATTACAGTGTTCTGCAAAAGTTTACTTAAGATGTAAGAAACCTTACACGGAGTGTGTGCTCTACACTCTAATGTCACCTAGAAAATTATGACAATGTTTTTCTTCTTTACCAGGAGTTCAACTCCATAATCCAAACGCGATCGCTCGCCCACAATGGAATGTTGGACAGTACATTCCCTCAGGAAACATCCATGGGAGATGATTGCATCCACAATCTACAATAATAGCAGAACTCAAACATGATAAGCAAGATATAAATGAAGTTCATCAGAGCAAGCTTCATAGTTGGATGATCATAGTCATAATCATAAACATACCCGGCATTTATCAATCTTAGTTGGTGGTAGGAATCTTGGAGATGTGTAAATAGGTGTCTTGGGGTCATAGAATTTGAACATTGGATTCTGCAAGAAAGTAGCATAAAGCATATACAATCCATGATACTGTGACTTGTAACTAAATCATGGTGAGAATGAGATAAATATCTTAGGCAAACCTCTTCAGTAAGAGCCATGTTAGCATCATAAAAGGATTTAATTGTTCCAATGTCTTCCCAATAGTCTCCAAAAAAATATGCCTGCACAAGATTATATAAAATTCTTGTTACCTTGTCACTCAAGTAATTAGCTCTTCTTATATCTGTGTCTTCGTCGAACATTGACAGATAAAAGAGACCGGAGAGAGTATTATTATTCGTCTTACTTGAACATCGTGCTCCCCGACAGCTGCAGGAATGATTTCGGATCCAAAGTCATTGGATGTTGGATATCTCCATTTGAGAAGCTTGAGTAAAACCTCTGTCTTGAATACATAAACCCCCATAGAGGCAATATATGGTGATTTCTTTGCATCTTGGTGTGACAACCCCATAATAGAAGTATCTACTTGCTGCATAGAAGTTATATCACAAAATCATGAATTAAAGAATTGATGTaaagaagaataataatatgCAACTTTTaagattcaattgcactaaagTTTTCAAACCAAGACTATGCTTGTTTTTAGTACACACTTTTAATTTGGGACTTACCATTGATTTCAGATCAGCACCCTTTGGTTTCTCTGAAAAATGGATGATCCTACCTCTGCCATCAACCTTGACCAACCCGTAATCCGATGCGCGGCTAAAAAGTATTCAATTGGAAATTATACTTtgataaatttcaaatttataatGTTTGAGAATATCTAATACAAGTTTGAGAACACAAACCTGTCTCCTACAGCAGCACATGAAACTGTGATATCTGCATTTCTATCTACATGACTCTGATTATTggcaatttgtaaaaaaatgatattaaaaATAGTCCAACCAACTTATACACCAAACAATCATataaaaatcacaaattacTAATGTACCTGCACAAGGTCCATGTAATCCATTCTGTATAAATGATCACCAGCCAAGATCAAAACATTCTCAACATTTGTGTGCTTAGCATCCTACAATATTTAAAGTAAATCCTTAATCTCCTCCTTGACCAAAAACATAGGAACAAATTAAAGTAGTCTCTTAGGATTTGAAAGCGACAAACTCGTCCCTCATTCGTATAAAAGGACTAATTTGTTACCAcaaatttatcaattttaaatCATGATAGACGACTTTATTCTCGAAAAAGACTTATTTCGCACCTCGAACACCCAAGTGAATTGCCTCACAGCATCTGCTGTTCCTTGGAACCACTTATTTCCAGCTTCACCAGCTGTTTGAGTAGCTGCCAGAACCTGTTTAGCAATCATCAACCGAAAACAAACATAATAAATACAAAACACTTCTAACCAACTTGAATTAGTCGAGTGGTCAGCCGCAGCAAACCCCTTAAATGAAACTAATCCTCGACGGATTAGTCCTTCGTTTGCCAGGCCAGGAGATATCATagaaaactaagaaaaatacaCAACATGTCTCTTATTATTACAATTTGTGTGAATATGATAAGGTACCTCAACATATCCATCTCCAAAGTTGATGCCATTTCCAAAGTAGGTGCGAGCTATGTGCCGGTTGAGGGATGCAGAGTTGAACTGTGTTAACACAAATATCTTGTTGATGCCACTGTTGATGCAATTGCTCATTGGTATGTCTATAAGCCTGTAGCAACCACCAACAGGaacctgaaaaaaaaaaaaaaacagaaaaatcacTCTCAGAATTCAGAATCTTCTTCAAAGGTCTCACTCACCAAAAAGTAGTGAAGATCAAGAAAATGATTACTCACAGCAGGTGTGGCTGTTCTTTTTGTGAGTGGATAAAGTTGAGCACCAGGACCACCCCCCAATATGATTGAGACTACATTTTTTGGATCAGCTTTTCTTCTCAGAAAAGATGGCATTTGAATTGTCTGAAAAAATAtggaattttaattttcatgcaCTCACAAACACAGTTACTAGAAAATGGAAATCATAATTGAATAATTGAAGCACATACCAAAGATTCTTTTGCAGTTTCTGATGTAAGAACAGAAGATACAACAGAAGGTTTGGCCTTATtgatcatcatcttcttcttctctttgaTGATCCAGGGACTGTAGTTGACACCCCCTTTGATCCTTTCACCTAAGAATCCATTTTCTTGATGAAGGCAATGAGGATTGGTTTTCATTGCCATACATGCAGATTCCATTGCTTCTTCAACTTTGATCAACTTGATTACTTCCAAAACAAAGAATCAAACACCAATAAAATCATAATCAGAATTCACTACTAAAGAGCATGAACTATTATGAtctgaaggaaaaaaaaaaaaaaacttacttAGGATTGTGATGAGGATGAATCAAAGGTTAGTGAACTCTAGTGTAGTTTAGTGGTtgcttttaattattatgtgAGGCTCACAAGAAAGATGAGAAAGATCTTATGAAATTTTGGTATATATCAATATCAATTTCCAAAGACtatgatataaattataatgtatatattaatattaatattttggtGTACTACATAGACTCATGAACCTTGTGCATGTTTTCCAAGTTTCTAGGCTTCTCTTCTTATACTTGGTGAAGCTTCATAAGGGAACAGACACCTgtcattttcaaaggcactatAGTTGTACatgaaatcaaatcaaataaaatattattatttcaattttactttttattttttatttttatttttctgcggCTCTCATTTGATGAGTGTGTGTAGGCCACTTGACATGTTGCAACACTTTGGCTTGATAATGACTTTGGCTAATAATCTTCTTCAGTCATGATTTTTCTTAGGTTCAATCTGATTTGATGTTTTTGataattagttttttttcaTATACTTGCAATTTGCAAATATCATTTGAAAAAATGactctatttattttattttattttattttattcattttttttctttatatctTTTCAGCCAACAagtcaaaaatatatttattatagatttaatttttatttaaaagtgtattattagttaataaattattgtatatataacataaaatttaaacatgTGATATTTAAAcagataattaaatttattattctactagtttaaattgattaaaaattaaagatctcACTAATTAATTAGTACTAAGTATATATGTTTGAAAACTAATTTGGATTGATCGACTCACTCATCCACTTAAATAAATACCATTGAAGATTCgaatattatgtaattttaaTAACACATTCATTTTATAACGGTAATgctagaaaattaaaaaaaaattataactattttttaacaaatatcaccccttttttttctctttcaaaatGGTTTCAATATGGCAACTTTGTTCACCAATATGTGACGGAAATGGAAGCAAAGTAATGGGAGTAACAAATTATGTGGCcccaaaaaaaatcaaatcattaatgaaaagaaaatattcacattttttttctctttttctgtCAAATATAAAAGTCATTTAAAACCttcattgaagaaaaagaaggaaaattattaaaatagctATGCTGATTAAATTGAAGGTACATTTTGACACGTCTTGACCAATAATAGTAACAATACAAATAACGTTATATAGTTGCAACTCAATATAATATGAAGTTATGAACCTCTTTCAAAAAATACTCCAATACAAATAAACACTTGAGAATTAAGTGTGTgaattattattcttttatatatatgttagttAAATCCATTTACTAGCCAGCTACGTTGTTTCTCTTGTCAATTTTTTTAGGACGATTATGGTAATTGGATTGTTTGTATTATGTGGAGTTCCAAATTTTCTTTATTAGCTCATGATCTCAAAACAcaatattatttgatttatcaccattattataatttattaactCAATAATATCTCATTCGATTTTACTCCATGATTCATCATTAATAATTGCAATAAGTAGTTTTCAATACTTGTTTTACTATTTAATCATGcaataaatgttaaatttattatttattttatttgtttttatatgtgtgtatgtatatatatgtatgtatacaCACCGAATCACTTGCCTCAATATATAACATGCATACATTATTAATCTTATTAATTGAAAAGTTGATCAAATAACCGTAACTCTATATGTTTTAAAAGTTGGATTTTTTTAATcgttttaaaaattaattttgatgtattgtAATGAAAAAAAGAATTATTAGTATCATATAGTTATATACTTCTCTTTGTTTTTAAAGCCTTCAAATTAAAGCAATATATAGCTAATTGAGCTAAacactttttaatttaatataatatactatTTGATTACAACAAAATTACTattttcttaatatataaataatgcATATGTGTTTAAATTTGGACACATATGcattatttaaataaatcagattatttttgaaattcaaGAGAGTATGAATATTAAATTACAGAAATGGTTGTGTTCAGTGGATTAGGGGGGACCAATAAGTTATGTACATATAAATAGATACTTGTTCATTCTTTTTGGCATTTACATAATTATGTATAATAAAAATCTTTATATAATAccctaaaaatatatatatatatatatatatatatatatatatattgatttatatatttttcaataaaataattaattattaaaataattaaacttataACATTTGAATAATAGaacttatttataataatatataaaacaatttATATACTATgtcaaatatatatttttatgtgcAATGTCTGATCAATAAATGATTTTTAGTTATACGTTGTATAACTGTAtgtactaaaaaaaattaactatttcaTTGGTGAATTAATCTTAAACTCTTAAGTTAATCACGAAGTATTAGTGATCATCgatctctattttttttttcctctacCAGGTGgagtttcttcctctcttttttCTTGGGGAGATAAAAGTGGTGGCCACATGAAGATCAGTTTTATGTTCAAGCTAAGGTTTGATTAAAGAATGTAATTTTGATACATAATTCTataattttaactatttttttaataattatttatataattaatataaaaataattatttttattaatacaaTATTATGTGATTAAATAcacatataaaataattttatattgacagtgcattaaaattaaatttttaattaaaaatatatcttttttattttaaaaaaaactaataaagtCTATATTTTGGACATAAGAAAGCAGTGATCCGAATGCACGGTTGTGGAAATTCTAAAAAGATGAAGACTTGGCCCCTAAAAAACCATGGGTGGGTCCCACCATCCATTTGGCATTGCCCTCCCTCTATTTGTCTTTGATTCTTTGCGGGTTTAAATATGAATAATTCAATTAAACATTGCTATCTAAGTAGAGTTCATTTAATATGTACATTGCATATATCTCTCATCTCTTATTAATGAAATTTTCGTTTTGGATGTGAAAACAATGAATGAAAGAAGACCAGTGTGGGGATCAACATAATAACAAAGGACCCATTGAAACAGAAGATAAGGATTAGGGTTCCAATGGCCTAATGAGGGAGATTGATTGAGAAATTCAGATTCGTTTATACTTTATATATTGGCCAATAAAAAATAAGTGTGGGAATGGATTGTGCAAGAAAACAACAAACACATATATACATTATGCTAATGGCTTCTTTGATCAAATattgaataaatttaattattctattggtaggtataattttattaaatttataatttaatttttatattttttaattaaatttttatattattttaaattttataataaagtctttttaatataaaaatattagagttaattaaatatattttttataaattaaaaatatcaaaaattaagaatttaattagatctttattaatcacatatttttttaaaaatattttattaattttaatatttttaatataaaaaaattaaattataaaattaaaaataatataaaaactaaattaaaatatataaaaatctaataaaaatttaataaaattaaaaaaatcaacaaaataattaaacctggCGTAAATGTGTATCTTGATGCTAATAATGATCATGGATTGTTAGTTTGTTACCATAGAAATTTTCAATTTTCTCATAAATTTTTCATGTCCTAGTTATTATCAAGAAAGTATAGgttttacaaataaaataagatgattttatgtaaaaataacaattaaaaattattaaataatttaatatatttaattaaattatttgatataaCAACACGCTTCCACAatctaattattattttcatataagATATTTCATCTTCACGcgaataacaaaattaatatatagtaGTAAAAATTTATACATAGTTGAAAAACAAATTGCATGCACTGAGATACTGATACACATGATATGATACTTAATacttcttcattttttttttcttatttatattgatgatactttactcttaaTAAAAGACATGcacataataattaataatatacaaaaacaaaaaaatatatatcatcTAAA is a window from the Arachis stenosperma cultivar V10309 chromosome 3, arast.V10309.gnm1.PFL2, whole genome shotgun sequence genome containing:
- the LOC130970058 gene encoding glucose-1-phosphate adenylyltransferase large subunit 1-like, whose translation is MESACMAMKTNPHCLHQENGFLGERIKGGVNYSPWIIKEKKKMMINKAKPSVVSSVLTSETAKESLTIQMPSFLRRKADPKNVVSIILGGGPGAQLYPLTKRTATPAVPVGGCYRLIDIPMSNCINSGINKIFVLTQFNSASLNRHIARTYFGNGINFGDGYVEVLAATQTAGEAGNKWFQGTADAVRQFTWVFEDAKHTNVENVLILAGDHLYRMDYMDLVQSHVDRNADITVSCAAVGDSRASDYGLVKVDGRGRIIHFSEKPKGADLKSMQVDTSIMGLSHQDAKKSPYIASMGVYVFKTEVLLKLLKWRYPTSNDFGSEIIPAAVGEHDVQAYFFGDYWEDIGTIKSFYDANMALTEENPMFKFYDPKTPIYTSPRFLPPTKIDKCRIVDAIISHGCFLRECTVQHSIVGERSRLDYGVELLNTVMMGADYYQTESEIAALLAEGKVPIGIGKNTKIRNCIIDKNARIGKDVIIMNKDGVEEADRSEDGFYIRSGITIIMEKATIEDGTVI